The following nucleotide sequence is from Salvia miltiorrhiza cultivar Shanhuang (shh) chromosome 7, IMPLAD_Smil_shh, whole genome shotgun sequence.
CCTGATGTTGGTCAGGATGTTGATCCAGAAGAAAGCACAGATGTTATTGATGTTGACACCTTTGTCCCTGACAAGAAAAGCCGAAAACGTAAAGCAGGAATGGCCTCTCTCAGGAGGTCCTCAAGGTCAAAATCCACACGGGTGATCCCTTCTACTCTAAATCTTCCTAGCCGAGAAGACAGTGATGTTGGTCCAACATCACAGCCTCCTGTTCTCAAGCCAAAGGTTGAGCATTCTCCCACCTCAAAGAGCGGAAAGGTATCCTCTACCTCTCACACTACCTCCCCTCGCATCAGCTGCTCTGGAAGCTCCTCTGAATCAGAGGTTGAGGTTAGTAAGTCATACTCCACTCGTTTTTACACTCGTGAAGCAAAGAATGCTCTCAAAGTGTTGGCTGCTAGGAAGTTTCATAATGATAGACGTGCGGATGAGGATTTCTTTTCAAAGTATAGGCTTGATATTCTCTTACAAGATAGGGGTATGTGGGGTACGGTTGTAAATGTTTTTCCCTATGATGCTGACATTGTTAGGGAGTTCTATGTTAATCTGATGACAGAAGCCTTTGACCCAAAATCTGTCAAATTTGGGAAAGTATTTGTTAGAGGTAAGGTCTTTGATTTCTCCCCAACTGCCATTAACAAAGCATGTTTCACTACGAATACCAACACTGCTGATGTTGAGGTTAATGATGATGAGATGACTAGGGAGTTGACTGGAGGGAAACTTAAGGCTTGGACCTCGAAGTTTGCTGCATCCACTTTGTCTTGGAAATATTCTGTGCTTCATAAGATTGCAGTTTACAACTGGCTCCCAAGCAAAAACACTACTGCTCTAACCAAGGAACAAGCTGAGTTTATCTTTAAAGTTGGTAAGCCTCTAGCTTTCAACTTTGGTGAACAAGTGTTTGCTAACATCTCTCGTGCAGCCTTTAAGTCCACAGGTGGAAGTATGCTTCCCTTTCCAAGCCTCATCTACAATCTCTTGGTTCAGCAAAAACTtaaggagagagaggaaagtGTGCTTGTTGAAGAGAAGAATCTTCTTGAGTTTTCCAAAACCCTCCTCACTCCTGATCGTGTCAAAGATCTCCCCTACGAACCTCCACGTGATGATCCTACCTTGTCTCCTCAGCCTGATGATGAAGCTGACTCTACTGAAGCTGAGATTAATATGTATGGTGAAGACGAAGATGTTGATCGTGCGACTGCTCCTGATGTTGCACTTGATGTTTCCAACATCATTTCTGTCAAAGCACATCTCACTAGAGAAGCATCCACATCTCGTAAAGGCAAGGAACCAGCTGGAGATTCAGAAGTTGAGATTGATCTTGATGTTGCAGAACTCATCAAGGCCAGAGAGGATCTTCTCAAGCTCTAAAGACAAGTGCAGCTGATGGTGGATCGGACGATCAAGATGGGACAGGACATGCTTGCCCGGGTCGAATCTTGTGACCAAGTCTTCGCCAAACTCCTACCTTTTCCTTCTTCAACAAAAAAGGGGGAGTAGTGTGTGTTTCTGAATTTGGTTGGCGTTTTTTGTTCCAAAACATTTATTGTTTCTTTTGTGATGTGTTTGATGCGTGGACATCGTGAATCTGTTTTGTGGTGCATGAGCACCTGTTTTTTTTGGTAACATAGTTTATGTTATCTTGATTTTTGATTATCTGTTGGTTCAACATTTATCATGTTTTTGATATACCTTCGTATATTGTGTTGGGCAGGTTAAATGAAGGTCTTGGCCTTCGGCCGACCTTTATTTTGATCAAATGAAGCTAAGGTTTCATCTTGTTTTTTGATCAATGTTGATCGAGAGGTTAAATGCTCTGAATGATGCTGCTTGTTTTTGTTCATTATGAGTATGTTGTTCGAGAGGTTCTTGTTTGTTTCAAACCGATTGTTGAGTCAACATTCAGTCTGTGTTTCTTAAGGTTGTACCTCAAGTACTTCTTAAGGTTGTACCTCTTGTTTGTTTCAGGGGGAGTGTTTTTACGACATCTCCTCTGGACTGATTTTGAGGTTCACCTCTTGTTTGATTAAGGGGGAGTTTCTAACTCTTTCTTGATCTGAACTCTTGTAACATAGAATTCGTTTTTGTATAtagtttttctttgtttgtgtttttgttgcaggaaggaaaagattaagggggagattgttagagtcaatgttgactccgacaatgttgggaccaatgttgataacatacgtgttttcaatgttgggtggaatgttgataacattcatggtgtcaacatttctgggttgcaaccaacattccggagtctgccttgactccatactttgactctccattggtaaatgtatatatttaatctttaccttcctttcactcttttttattctttggttgtggaataaaggtttcaagcttgttgaccacgttttcaATAAATGGAAAGGCGGTTTTTCATGATCCAAAGTAGTGGGGTGTTTGTTCCTACTTTTAAGGAGCCATGAtctttcaaccaacattccagactggtcGACTAGCAGTTTTCGGAGGTGGATTGCAGCGGTTATTGGAAGCTTCTGGAAGTGGAAAGTAGAGgaaactaaccacgacatgaaggtctataaaagcagcaagaagcctCATTCATCCTTACGTTTTGGAAGTGCAAAATCAGAGACTCAACATTCACTCACAACCATCTCGtcattttcctgctgcaaacgtgtcaccggttcttcaaggattgctttgacgaagtagacttaggcagccaatctgtaaagtctatctttgtatcgacgggacgtcgagggcaagagttgaagtgcaaggccattggagcgtagcaggttgtttgctttgtccgattaacttttgttattcggctgttttggattctgtgttgtatcaacattgtagtactgaaagtagatacgttggtttatcttaggcagtcattctgtaaagatagatctccaagaagatccaaatctgtactttgtattgttgattcaacatagtgTTTTTtgccttgaggcactcacgggttatttataatccgtgaaaaaagtATTCCTGTGTGTTATTTATTTCCGCTGTATGTTGATAGTAATGTTAgtaacattctgttgataacattgcattcaacattactcttttctttacacagttttactttattggtaatttggggcactaaactctTTCACCACTTAATGTCCGCGTTAAGGCAGCTCTGAGAGCTCACACTTAGGCAACTTTTGGAATATCGTACCACTTAATGTccgcgctaaggcagctctgggagctcgcacTTAGGCAACGTCTAGGTCCTATGCGCTTGCGCTACTACCAGTATTGGGATCCGGTGTAGGCAGCTACCCACGCTaagccagctctgggagctcgaactTAGGTGACATTCTATAATTTTCTTCCACTTAATGCAtgcgctaaggcagctctgggagctcgcacTTAGGCGACTTCTAGGTCCTATGTGCTCGCGCTACTACCAGCATTGGGATCCGGTGTAGGCAGCTGCCCACGCTaagccagctctgggagctcgaactTA
It contains:
- the LOC130994082 gene encoding uncharacterized protein LOC130994082, producing the protein MDKNPDLSSLIKSLIQHFGSPESAAKHLSALPQMAGSTDKPSSSQTPMEVTGGSFPLAPSPKGSPKRSTTESSVGADVDPVSLQMVETPINPEPISTVPPLENVLSKMAPDFSAKVDKNLTKGKTSLPNPTVHATSEKSTGLPVVGVTQHQTSLQIPPSEESIPSSKEESAHASPDTSLERIGEIAKEALLDLASQPGSDVDKASAVAVEECVAGDIPTSMDVDDSEKIPDVGQDVDPEESTDVIDVDTFVPDKKSRKRKAGMASLRRSSRSKSTRVIPSTLNLPSREDSDVGPTSQPPVLKPKVEHSPTSKSGKVSSTSHTTSPRISCSGSSSESEVEVSKSYSTRFYTREAKNALKVLAARKFHNDRRADEDFFSKYRLDILLQDRGMWGTVVNVFPYDADIVREFYVNLMTEAFDPKSVKFGKVFVRGKVFDFSPTAINKACFTTNTNTADVEVNDDEMTRELTGGKLKAWTSKFAASTLSWKYSVLHKIAVYNWLPSKNTTALTKEQAEFIFKVGKPLAFNFGEQVFANISRAAFKSTGGSMLPFPSLIYNLLVQQKLKEREESVLVEEKNLLEFSKTLLTPDRVKDLPYEPPRDDPTLSPQPDDEADSTEAEINMYGEDEDVDRATAPDVALDVSNIISVKAHLTREASTSRKGKEPAGDSEVEIDLDVAELIKAREDLLKL